From one Felis catus isolate Fca126 chromosome E2, F.catus_Fca126_mat1.0, whole genome shotgun sequence genomic stretch:
- the RABAC1 gene encoding prenylated Rab acceptor protein 1, which produces MAAEKDPQKDAEPEGLSASTLLPKLIPSGAGREWLERRRATIRPWGSFVDQRRFSRPRNLGELCQRLVRNVEYYQSNYVFVFLGLILYCVVTSPMLLVALAVFFGACYILYLRTLQSKFVLFGREVSPAHQYALAGAVSFPFFWLAGAGSAVFWVLGATLVVIGSHAAFHQTEAGDGEELQMEPV; this is translated from the exons ATGGCGGCCGAGAAGGACCCGCAGAAGGATGCCGAGCCGGAAGGGCTGAGCGCCTC GACCCTGCTGCCGAAACTGATCCCATCGGGCGCGGGCCGTGAGTGGCTGGAGAGGCGCCGCGCGACCATCCGGCCCTGGGGCTCCTTCGTGGACCAGCGGCGCTTCTCGCGGCCCCGCAACCTGGGCGAGCTGTGCCAGCGCCTCGTACGCAACGTGGAATACTACCAGAGCAACTATGTGTTCGTGTTCCTGGGCCTGATCCTGTACTGTGT GGTGACGTCCCCCATGCTGCTGGTGGCTCTGGCGGTCTTCTTTGGCGCCTGTTACATCCTCTATCTGCGCACGTTGCAGTCCAAGTTTGTGCTTTTTG GCCGAGAGGTGAGCCCAGCCCATCAGTACGCTCTGGCCGGGGCcgtctcctttcccttcttctggcTGGCTGGTGCAGGCTCTGCCGTCTTCTGGGTCCTGG GAGCCACCCTCGTGGTCATCGGCTCCCATGCCGCCTTCCACCAGACCGAGGCCGGGGATGGGGAGGAGCTGCAGATGGAACCAGTGTGA